The Candidatus Tumulicola sp. region CCGCCGTGGCCTATTGCAAGAGCGAAGCGACGCGCAACGACGCCGTCGATTTCGACGGCGACGCCTGGCTCGGCTATACGCCCATCCGACTGCCGGATACGATCGAACTACGCGAGCGCCTACCCGATGGAGCGGCGGCCGTTCTAATCAATCGCAATCACACATTTACGGATTTGTATCTGCCAGTCGACGCGGCCGAGGAGCGTCTGTTAGGCGGCATCGACGGAACGCGAACGATCGCCGAAATATGTGGTGACGCAATCGATCGCGACGCTGCCCGGACGAGCTTTCAGAAATTCTGGCGGTGGGACCAAGTCGTGTTCGATACCTCCTCGCGCTATTTTCCTTAAAGACGCTTCTCTTGGTCTGCAGGAGAGGGAAGCGTAGGCTCGCATTCTATGTACCCCCCTTTTGAAGCGGGGATCGGGCTAGTTTTCTTATGAACTAGCCATTGAAGGGAGCCACACCATGCGTTTAAGCCTACTCTGTGCCAGCGCAGCGCTCGCCTGCGGCTTAGCACTCTCCGCGTGTTCCAGCGGTACCAATTCATCGTCGCCCGTACCGTCATCGGGCGGGCAAGCCCCAGCGATAACTCGGATCAACGGCCACGATTTGGTGACTCGCCCGTTGCCCGGGGTCAAGATGCTAGCCGGCCCATCGTGTCCCAGCGAGTACGTCTTTTGCATCGTAGTGACGCCGGGCAATCTCGGACCCTACGTCTCGACCTCAGCCGGCACCGGCGTGGAACTGTACAATGCCGCGTACATCGAGAGCAAGAAGGGCAAGATCGACAAGAAATTCAGCACCTATTTTTACCCGGATCCCGGCAATCCGACCTCGCAGTACATCGACTTTAAAGGCAAGGGCCCGAAGAAGCCCGGCAACGTCAAATATTCCGACTTCTACTGCATTGGGTTCTCGCCAAGCGACTGCACTGGCAGTAACTATACTTTCATAATTGGGATTTCGTTGGATCCGGCGACGTAGCGCTCCAGTCCAATATCCCAGCATAAAGAGAGGGGGTCGGGCACGTGCCCGGCCCTCTTCGATGCGAGCGGTGCCGCGGAGTTCGAGGGCGGCTCGCAACGTCTACGATTCGAGTTGCTTACGAACGAGTAAAGCGTTCGATTAAGCACTCGTGTTGAGGAAAGGCCCCGATCAACGCCTGTCGCTCGCCCATCTCGAAATCCGCAAAGTCAAATCCTGGCGCGACGTCGGCACCCACGAGTGCGTAGCTTTGGGGATCCCGTGGCTTGGCTGCAAACCAGACACCGGCGGCGATTGCAGCCTGCCAACAATCGTCCATTCCGATAACGACCTCGCGGTGACGCCCGTCACTTTCGATGATCTCTATCGAGATCGGTGAGCCGCGGTAATGGTGCCAGATCTCGTCGGATTTCAAACGATGGAATGCCGAGAACATATCATCCGATAGCAGATAGTAAATGGAGGTAACGGCATCTCGGGCGACCCCGGATGTCGCGATTCCAATACCGCTCCGATACGTTTCGCAGTAGTATCCGCCCTCAGGATGCGGTTTGAGTTTCAGCGCTCTAACGAGGCGCTCTGCTTCTGCGTGCATCTCTTATGAAACGTCTTCTACACCTGAAAAGCCTTGTTTACGCGAGCAAGCCTGCGGCTTCAGTGGGAACGAATGCTCTCAATGACGTGGCGGCCTTGGCTATTGTCGCTCTGCGCGTTGGGATTGCTACTCGTCGTAGCGAACGCGGTTACGGACGTAACGCTCGGCGGTTCGCTCGGGCTTTCCGGCACCTCGACGCCGATTGCGTCTACCGATCGTCTCGTCGTCCAGCCGGGGCAGGCAGCCGCCGAAAGACCTTTTCGTGGATCGCATCTTCTTTCGAAGCCGACGCGAAGACGAAGAAGCGCTTCGCACGTTCGCGCACGAGATACCCTACGTCACGGATCGAGATATTCTCTTGCGTCGCGCAGCCCAAACCCTCGATCGTCACACGGATGCAACGTCGGTGGATATCGTACTTCACTTCGACGATAACGATCCGGCGATCGTGCGTCTGCGAGCACATCCACAAGTGCTCGACCTTCATGGCGTGAAGACGACACTGCGCGGCGATATCGGCTTCCCAATGACCGCGCGCGGTCGCTTACTCGGCGTTATCGTGCTCGGTGCGCGCAGCTCCGGCGAAAGATACGCGCCCGACGAAATCGGCGCAATATCGCAACTCGCGACGAGTCTGGGAGCGGCACTCGATATATTCACGACTCGAGATGGAAAGGACGGCGCCGTCGAGCGCCTCGTCGCGTCGGTCGATGCTTTACGCGAGGAGCTCATCCGCCGTTTCCCCACGGCGGCTAATGAGAATTCGGGCTAGTTAGGATCTTGGGCCGAGTCGAAACTTCGACTCTTTGCAAATCTCATTGATTTGTTCTGAGCTCAAACGGCGGAACGTCTTGTTACAATATAGAAATTCTTCCCCACCTTCGACAGCGTCGTAGCGGGCCTTCGCGCCGGGGTTGAGAGGCGGACGTTGCCGTAGGACGTGATTCTTGAAATTCACTCCGTAGGCTTGGTCCTTTGCGAACAACACGACTTCACTTCGCGCGTTGACGTATCCGCCATAGATCGGCTCGAAGGAGTCTGCGCTATCCGACCCCTTTACGCCATCTATGGCTATCGCTGCGATAGGTGATGCGTTATCTATCATAACAAGCTTAAGACCTCACGCGACCCCAAAAGGTTGCACATTTGAGCGTCCAGGTTCCAGCATTCGTTCCGCGACACCGTCCACGAGGATGTCGACCATGTTCTCGACGATCGGTTCGAACGGCTCGTTCGGCGATTGGTACCGCCAGTCCATGGCCGCGCCGACCAAGGCGGAGGCGATCACCATCGACGCGCAGTGTGGGAATCTCGCTAACAAAAAGTCTCTCAATTGCGCTTCGAGGCTTCGCTGCATCTGCGGTTCGAACTCGCGGTCGATCTTGCACCGCCGGTGCGTGCCGACGAACGCGAATACATTTTTGCCGACACCGAGCAGGAGCACGCGGGCATCGGGAGCGCTCAACGGATCTCTTTGAACCAGATGTTTGGCGACGTCGTCACGGATCATCGAATCGAGAAGGTCGAACTTATCGGTAAAGTGCGCGTAGAACGTCGCCCGGTTCACCGTCGCCTCGGCAGCGATATCTTGCACGCTGATCGATTCGAAGTTCTTGTCGGCCAACAGGGACGCAAGCGCCTCGCGCAAGAGCTTTCGCGTTCGTGTCACGCGGGGGTCGATGCGGGGCCGTTCCAGGGTAGCGGTCGTCATTTTGGGTGTTCTCGTCGGTTAAGCAACATTTCGGTCATTTTGTCGGTTGACTCAGCATTAACAACGACTGTACCATAGCCAACACAAGACTAATATACGACAGGCGTTGCGAAATGGCAACCGCCGAAAGGAGCTCCCGTGAATCCTCAGCTGCAAGAAGAGACGACGTACATCGTCGATCCCGCCCACAGTACGGTCGAGTTTATCGTCCGCCACCTCATGATCGCCAAGGTGCGAGGCCGATTTACGACGTTTACCGGTCAAGTCGAGCTGCCGGCTGTAGGCGATCTTCCTAGCTCCATTTCGGCCACCATTGAGGCGGCGTCGATCGACACGCGCGAAGAACAGCGCGACGGGCATTTGCGCTCGGCGGACTTCTTCGACGCCGAAAAGTTCCCACAGCTTACCTTCAAGAGCACCCGCATTCACGGCGAGCCCGACGATTTCACAATCGACGGGGATCTCACGATTCACGGCGTCACGCACCCCGTGAAATTGAACGGCACGTTCGAAGGCCGCGCTACCGATCCGTGGGGCAATCAACGAATCGGGTACGCCGCGCACGGCAAAATCAGTAGAAAAGATTTCGGCCTCACCTGGAACGCCGCGCTGGAAACGGGCGGCGTCGCCGTCAGCGATGAGGTGCGCCTAGAGTTAAACGTCGAGGTGCTTGAACCGCAGAAAGCCGCCTCCTAACATCTCGTCCGGCATGCCGGGCGGCACGAGTAGCGGCCCGGCAATCGGGGATGTTGCGCTGTATGGATTGCACGCAGCCAGCGGCTTTGTTAGGATTCGGTAGGAACGGAGGACCTATGAAGTATTCACTTCTCGGCGTCTTTATTGCCGGCACGCTTCTTATGGCGTCGCCTGCGCTATCGCTAACGACACCCGGAGCCGCTGGAACCGCGGGAACGGCATTACCCGCGGTGCGCCACCTCGTCTATCGATTCGGTTACAACACCAAGGCAACCAAAGAAGGCACCGGAACCGGCACCACGACGATCGATATCGTCGGGCTCGCCGCCGATGGCGGTATGAACGTTACGGCTACCGACTATTGGTGGAACACGGTGAATCCGCGGCAGACGTCGACCTGCGAAATCTACACCGACGGCGGTGTGACCTGCGCGCAACGCCCCTACGTGCTATCACCGATCCAAGTAACGATTCTATCGCTACTCGGCCGGCACTATTTTAGCGCGTTGTCGGGCGGCACGAATGTGAGTTGGACAAAAAACTTTGCGGTCAAAGCCTCCTTTGCTCCGATCGCGTCGACTGGTTTTGCAGGCCAACTGTACACCTGGAACTGCACGAACGCGTTACAAGCCAAGGGAACGACTCCGAACAACGGTAAGCCGGTCGTCGTTATCCACGGGACCGGCTCGATGAAACAGCAAGGCGGCCGATATATAACCGCCAACCAAAAATCGACGATCCTCTTTGACCCGGGTCTGAAGATTCCGGTATACCTTGCTGAGGAATTCACGTTCGTGCCGCAGCGCACCACGAATCGTTACACGGTCGAACTAAAACTGATCAACTACTCGACGACCCCCA contains the following coding sequences:
- a CDS encoding GAF domain-containing protein — its product is MDRIFFRSRREDEEALRTFAHEIPYVTDRDILLRRAAQTLDRHTDATSVDIVLHFDDNDPAIVRLRAHPQVLDLHGVKTTLRGDIGFPMTARGRLLGVIVLGARSSGERYAPDEIGAISQLATSLGAALDIFTTRDGKDGAVERLVASVDALREELIRRFPTAANENSG
- a CDS encoding cupin domain-containing protein; translation: MHAEAERLVRALKLKPHPEGGYYCETYRSGIGIATSGVARDAVTSIYYLLSDDMFSAFHRLKSDEIWHHYRGSPISIEIIESDGRHREVVIGMDDCWQAAIAAGVWFAAKPRDPQSYALVGADVAPGFDFADFEMGERQALIGAFPQHECLIERFTRS
- a CDS encoding TetR/AcrR family transcriptional regulator, which codes for MTTATLERPRIDPRVTRTRKLLREALASLLADKNFESISVQDIAAEATVNRATFYAHFTDKFDLLDSMIRDDVAKHLVQRDPLSAPDARVLLLGVGKNVFAFVGTHRRCKIDREFEPQMQRSLEAQLRDFLLARFPHCASMVIASALVGAAMDWRYQSPNEPFEPIVENMVDILVDGVAERMLEPGRSNVQPFGVA
- a CDS encoding YceI family protein — protein: MNPQLQEETTYIVDPAHSTVEFIVRHLMIAKVRGRFTTFTGQVELPAVGDLPSSISATIEAASIDTREEQRDGHLRSADFFDAEKFPQLTFKSTRIHGEPDDFTIDGDLTIHGVTHPVKLNGTFEGRATDPWGNQRIGYAAHGKISRKDFGLTWNAALETGGVAVSDEVRLELNVEVLEPQKAAS